One window from the genome of Amycolatopsis sp. NBC_01480 encodes:
- a CDS encoding lanthionine synthetase C family protein yields MITLDTGRRAAAAAAADRLSAALITPPAVDYGDDYSPRSPRWHDQSLSKGAAGVAILHGLRAQHGLADPAPVHAWLASAARDDLSAGPPSAGQVGAGLWFGAPAVAFALHTAAPGAYPHDMAALDASVAQLVETRLAAAHDRIDAGQRPSQYEFDLTRGLTGLGAYLLHRDPGGHLVRRVVAYLVRLTEPVDADDEAGPGAPGWWTRDSSAHDRDPAFAQGEANFGVAHGIPGPLAFLALALRHGVVVDGQEAALDRICRWLENWRQQGPAGPWWPERITVHELHAHRTRQDRPLRPSWCYGTPGLARAQQLAALALNDPVRQAAAEDAFARCLCDPAQQGSLTDPALCHGRAGLLATTWHAAADASTPALAIHIPRLLDQLLDDARHTPSEALPGLIEGTAGIALTLHTLATGISPGWSACLLLT; encoded by the coding sequence ATGATCACGCTGGACACCGGCCGGCGAGCTGCCGCCGCAGCGGCGGCCGACCGGCTCTCCGCAGCCCTGATCACGCCCCCGGCGGTGGACTACGGCGACGACTACAGCCCGCGCAGCCCCCGCTGGCACGATCAATCGCTCTCCAAAGGAGCCGCGGGCGTCGCGATCCTGCACGGCCTGCGCGCCCAGCACGGCCTGGCCGACCCGGCACCGGTGCACGCGTGGCTGGCCAGCGCCGCCCGCGACGACCTGAGCGCCGGCCCGCCCAGTGCCGGGCAGGTCGGCGCCGGACTGTGGTTCGGCGCCCCGGCCGTGGCCTTCGCCCTCCACACCGCCGCCCCTGGCGCCTACCCGCACGACATGGCCGCCCTCGACGCCAGCGTTGCCCAGCTCGTCGAGACCCGTCTCGCCGCGGCCCACGACCGCATCGACGCCGGGCAGCGTCCCTCGCAGTACGAGTTCGACCTCACCCGCGGCCTGACCGGTCTCGGCGCCTACCTCCTGCACCGGGACCCCGGCGGCCATCTCGTCCGCCGGGTCGTGGCCTACCTGGTGCGGCTGACCGAGCCGGTAGACGCCGACGACGAGGCGGGGCCCGGGGCGCCGGGGTGGTGGACCCGCGACAGCTCGGCCCACGACCGCGATCCCGCCTTCGCCCAGGGGGAGGCCAATTTCGGTGTGGCACACGGCATTCCCGGCCCGCTCGCGTTCCTGGCCCTGGCACTTCGGCACGGCGTGGTCGTCGACGGCCAGGAGGCTGCCCTCGACCGGATCTGCCGGTGGCTGGAGAACTGGCGGCAGCAGGGCCCGGCAGGACCCTGGTGGCCCGAGCGGATCACCGTGCACGAACTCCACGCCCACCGGACCCGGCAGGACCGGCCTTTGCGGCCGTCCTGGTGCTACGGCACCCCCGGCCTCGCCCGCGCCCAGCAGCTCGCCGCCCTCGCCCTGAACGATCCCGTGCGCCAGGCGGCCGCAGAGGACGCCTTCGCACGCTGCCTCTGCGACCCCGCCCAACAGGGCAGCCTCACCGACCCGGCCCTGTGCCACGGCCGCGCCGGGCTCCTCGCAACGACCTGGCACGCCGCCGCCGACGCGAGCACACCCGCTCTGGCCATTCACATCCCGCGCCTGCTCGACCAGCTCCTCGACGACGCCCGCCACACCCCGTCCGAGGCTCTGCCCGGTCTGATCGAGGGCACCGCCGGCATCGCCCTGACCCTGCACACCCTGGCCACCGGAATCAGCCCTGGCTGGAGCGCCTGCCTCCTTCTCACTTGA
- the fxlM gene encoding methyltransferase, FxLD system yields MNDREPATLWRQVNLWCDSWQAAERMGVHHLAPLLTEAEGNGDLTAWWYIRKRDIWRLRIQPTETRDAATVLTQFTTTLTERAAIRRAESAIYEAETRRFGGPAAMQAAHRLFHTDSRHILAHLARGGDDHRSEIGVRLATRMMLAAGQDFYEQGDVWAQVAEQRADDGSAPSPATLAAVQTLITAQADTDDSPLTQAPGWATAFEDAGRTLAELAQHGQLARGLRAVLADQLLFAFNRLGIPAAHQKTLATAASRVIFHREPTPERTPRGNETAPVDSPTVRTVTMNTVDTAALELQEQELREALVAKIDHLGIFRTTAVKDVFRQLRRSLFLPGVDLATAYGYKAVVTKRADDGTALSSASSPGIVATQLEQLDARPGNRVLEIGAATGLNAGYLELLARPTGSVVTIEFDDDLADGARTNLAAAGFNRVTVLCRDGALGDPDNAPFDRIIVTAGAWDIPAAWWHQLAPAGRLVVPIRLHGSGLTRSIALVRTAENRMVSTDAEVCGFVPMRGATEEEEIHVRLTDDVILKIDPADHADHTALANALNHPAHHHWTGLHVRHDEPAAHLDLWLATIQKDLNFGKLAVGAAARDLGLADPALRWAGATLYNGGTIAYLTTCPIDDDTNELGITAHGPDAGKVSTQLNDLLHHWDQHRPAQPTITAYPSSTSDDQLQAGAHITRPNTWLTIAW; encoded by the coding sequence ATGAACGACCGCGAACCGGCCACCCTGTGGCGGCAGGTCAACCTGTGGTGCGACAGCTGGCAGGCCGCCGAACGCATGGGCGTCCACCACCTGGCGCCGCTCCTGACCGAAGCCGAAGGAAACGGAGACCTCACCGCGTGGTGGTACATCCGCAAACGCGACATATGGCGACTACGAATCCAGCCCACCGAAACCCGTGACGCCGCAACAGTTCTCACGCAGTTCACGACCACGCTCACCGAACGCGCCGCGATCCGGCGCGCCGAGAGCGCAATCTACGAAGCCGAGACCCGCCGCTTCGGCGGCCCGGCCGCGATGCAGGCCGCCCACCGGCTGTTCCACACCGACAGCCGCCATATCCTGGCTCACCTCGCTCGCGGCGGCGACGATCACCGGAGCGAGATCGGCGTGCGGCTGGCCACCCGGATGATGCTCGCCGCCGGCCAAGACTTCTACGAACAAGGCGACGTCTGGGCCCAGGTCGCCGAGCAGCGAGCCGATGACGGAAGCGCGCCGTCCCCGGCCACGCTCGCCGCGGTGCAGACGCTCATCACGGCCCAGGCCGACACCGACGACAGCCCCCTCACCCAGGCACCTGGCTGGGCGACGGCGTTCGAAGACGCCGGGCGCACCCTCGCCGAGCTGGCCCAGCATGGACAGCTCGCACGAGGGCTACGGGCCGTCCTCGCCGACCAGCTGCTGTTCGCCTTCAACCGGCTCGGGATCCCCGCAGCCCACCAGAAAACCCTCGCCACTGCCGCCAGCCGCGTGATCTTCCACCGGGAACCCACACCCGAAAGAACCCCGCGAGGCAACGAAACCGCGCCCGTTGATTCCCCTACAGTCAGGACCGTGACCATGAACACCGTCGACACCGCCGCGCTCGAACTGCAGGAGCAGGAGCTGCGGGAGGCCCTCGTCGCCAAGATCGATCACCTCGGCATTTTCCGCACCACAGCAGTGAAAGATGTTTTCCGGCAGCTGCGCCGGTCCCTTTTTCTGCCCGGCGTCGACCTGGCCACGGCGTACGGGTACAAGGCCGTGGTGACCAAACGTGCGGACGACGGCACCGCCCTATCCTCCGCCTCCAGCCCCGGCATCGTGGCCACGCAACTCGAACAACTCGACGCCCGCCCCGGCAACCGTGTCCTGGAGATCGGCGCGGCCACCGGTCTCAACGCCGGATACCTGGAACTCCTGGCCCGTCCGACCGGCTCGGTGGTCACCATCGAATTCGACGACGACCTCGCCGACGGCGCCCGCACCAACCTCGCCGCAGCCGGCTTCAACCGCGTCACCGTGCTCTGCCGGGACGGCGCCCTCGGCGACCCCGACAACGCCCCGTTCGACAGGATCATCGTCACCGCTGGCGCCTGGGACATCCCGGCCGCCTGGTGGCACCAGCTCGCCCCCGCCGGACGGCTCGTCGTCCCGATCCGCCTGCACGGCAGCGGCCTCACCCGCTCCATCGCCCTCGTCCGCACCGCGGAAAACCGCATGGTCAGCACCGACGCCGAGGTATGCGGCTTCGTGCCCATGCGCGGCGCCACCGAAGAAGAAGAGATCCACGTCCGCCTCACCGACGACGTCATCCTCAAGATCGACCCCGCCGACCACGCCGACCACACCGCGCTCGCGAACGCCCTCAACCACCCCGCACACCACCACTGGACCGGCCTCCACGTCCGCCACGACGAACCCGCCGCCCACCTCGACCTCTGGCTCGCCACCATCCAAAAAGACCTCAACTTCGGCAAACTGGCCGTCGGCGCCGCGGCCCGCGACCTCGGCCTCGCCGACCCCGCCCTGCGCTGGGCCGGAGCCACCCTCTACAACGGCGGCACCATCGCCTACCTCACCACCTGCCCCATCGACGACGACACCAACGAGCTGGGCATCACCGCCCACGGACCGGACGCCGGCAAAGTCAGCACCCAGCTGAACGACCTGCTGCACCACTGGGACCAGCACCGGCCCGCGCAGCCCACCATCACCGCCTACCCCTCCTCCACCAGCGACGACCAACTTCAAGCAGGCGCCCACATCACCCGCCCAAACACTTGGCTGACCATCGCCTGGTAG
- a CDS encoding GMC family oxidoreductase yields the protein MALAGSPYQLAVGDDLPTSRLGVSVWYAAKDIQFGDAVEFSDTETDFYGMPKMTIRYSHTAKDLATIESMRANSIRSASRIGTLAEEPTLAAGGSSLHYQGTVRMGADDDGESVCDPYLRVWAVDHLYVGGNGVIPTATAANPTLTMVALAWRAANQLVRELCGAEG from the coding sequence GTGGCGCTGGCCGGTTCCCCTTACCAGCTCGCCGTCGGCGACGACCTGCCGACCTCCCGGCTCGGCGTCTCCGTCTGGTACGCGGCGAAGGATATCCAGTTCGGCGACGCGGTCGAGTTCAGCGACACCGAGACCGACTTCTACGGGATGCCGAAGATGACCATCCGCTACTCGCACACTGCGAAAGACCTCGCGACCATCGAGTCGATGCGCGCGAATTCCATCCGCAGTGCTTCCCGGATCGGCACGCTCGCGGAGGAACCCACCCTCGCCGCGGGCGGTTCTTCTCTGCATTACCAGGGCACTGTTCGCATGGGCGCCGACGACGACGGCGAGTCGGTCTGCGACCCGTACCTGCGGGTCTGGGCGGTCGACCACCTCTACGTCGGCGGCAACGGCGTCATCCCCACCGCCACCGCCGCGAACCCAACCCTCACGATGGTCGCCCTGGCCTGGCGCGCGGCGAACCAGCTCGTCCGGGAACTCTGCGGCGCGGAGGGTTGA
- the galE gene encoding UDP-glucose 4-epimerase GalE: MKLLVTGGAGYIGSVVTRALLASGHEVEVLDDLSTGHRKSVPDSVVFHQISVHDAARVLTPEAGFDGVLHFAGRIEVGESVVRPDIYWDVNVRGSLALLEAIRAAGVPRMIFSSTGSMYRADGNEKLAETARVEPRNPYAASKLMVDLMLSAEATAFGLGATSLRYFNAAGAVGELGERHDPESHLIPIVLQVAAGKREQLQMYGTDYPTPDGTCVRDYIHVADLAAAHVLALEAIEPGRHEIYNLGNGNGYTNMQVVEAARAVTGHPIPVVLAPRRDGDAVITVASSEKAQKDLGWQPSKPDLRDIVADAWAFHTNHH; the protein is encoded by the coding sequence GTGAAACTGCTGGTCACGGGTGGCGCGGGCTACATCGGGAGCGTGGTGACGCGGGCCCTTCTGGCGTCCGGGCACGAGGTCGAGGTGCTGGACGACCTGTCGACCGGTCACCGGAAGAGTGTCCCGGACAGCGTGGTGTTCCACCAGATATCCGTGCACGACGCAGCCCGGGTGCTGACTCCCGAAGCTGGCTTCGACGGAGTACTTCACTTCGCCGGACGGATCGAAGTCGGGGAATCCGTCGTCCGGCCGGACATCTACTGGGACGTCAACGTGCGTGGCTCCCTCGCCCTGTTGGAGGCGATCCGGGCGGCCGGGGTCCCCCGCATGATCTTCTCGTCGACGGGCTCGATGTACCGAGCCGACGGCAACGAAAAGCTCGCCGAGACCGCCCGGGTGGAACCGCGAAACCCCTACGCGGCCAGCAAGCTCATGGTCGACTTGATGCTGTCCGCGGAGGCCACGGCGTTCGGCCTCGGCGCGACGAGCCTGCGCTACTTCAACGCGGCAGGGGCCGTCGGCGAACTCGGCGAACGGCACGATCCGGAAAGTCACCTTATCCCCATCGTGTTGCAGGTCGCCGCGGGCAAGCGGGAACAGCTGCAGATGTACGGCACTGACTATCCGACCCCGGACGGCACCTGCGTACGTGATTACATCCATGTCGCCGACCTGGCCGCAGCGCACGTCCTGGCCCTGGAGGCGATCGAGCCCGGACGCCACGAGATCTACAACCTCGGCAACGGCAACGGTTACACCAACATGCAGGTGGTGGAAGCGGCTCGCGCGGTCACCGGTCACCCGATCCCGGTGGTGCTGGCCCCTCGGCGAGACGGCGACGCGGTGATCACCGTCGCGAGCAGCGAGAAGGCCCAGAAGGACCTTGGCTGGCAGCCGAGCAAGCCCGATCTGCGCGACATCGTCGCGGATGCTTGGGCGTTCCACACCAACCACCACTGA
- a CDS encoding thioesterase domain-containing protein, protein MTMTQSGTPRRTTGRDAIEITLCALFTGSAGSGLMGLYDDYFARGGTKDKAVKLTERINVHFGTDLPVDLLVEHPAVDDYAKIIRGRTLDGVTPCTVLLKDGDPDVPPLFCMHPMPGTVFKYISLANAYPGARRLYGMQFYGLEPHREPDRTIEQMAARYVAEIRILNPDGPYHLLGYSLGGKITFEMAKQLLASELPLGTVALADASLGVPPRGFAAEGADGQMRLGKLRIGLELSEADEENLRGVEPAARVATIMAMAKAKGTLPADYSAPSMNRMLETYDYTLAAAAAYHPGWLDADVTFYRCSERPGTVDYGWGNHFRLCGEIMVLPGDHEQVFRGDNGPRVARDLERHISEWQPVA, encoded by the coding sequence ATGACCATGACCCAGTCAGGTACGCCGCGCCGGACGACCGGCCGTGACGCCATCGAGATCACCTTATGCGCTCTGTTCACCGGTTCCGCCGGCAGCGGACTGATGGGGCTGTACGACGATTACTTCGCCCGAGGGGGAACCAAGGACAAAGCCGTCAAGCTGACCGAGCGGATCAACGTCCACTTCGGAACCGACCTGCCGGTGGACCTCCTGGTTGAGCACCCCGCGGTGGACGACTACGCGAAGATCATCCGCGGGCGGACCCTCGACGGTGTCACCCCGTGCACGGTGCTGCTCAAGGACGGCGATCCGGACGTCCCACCGCTGTTCTGCATGCACCCCATGCCGGGCACAGTGTTCAAGTACATCTCGCTCGCTAATGCGTACCCGGGAGCGCGGCGGCTCTACGGGATGCAGTTCTACGGTCTGGAACCCCATCGCGAACCAGACCGGACCATCGAGCAGATGGCCGCCCGGTACGTCGCCGAGATACGCATCCTGAATCCCGACGGCCCCTACCACCTACTGGGCTACTCGCTGGGCGGAAAGATCACCTTCGAAATGGCCAAGCAGTTGCTGGCCTCGGAACTGCCGTTGGGTACGGTGGCCCTGGCGGATGCTTCGCTCGGCGTACCCCCCAGAGGCTTCGCCGCGGAAGGCGCGGACGGCCAGATGAGGCTGGGGAAGCTGCGGATCGGACTGGAGCTCAGCGAAGCGGACGAAGAAAATCTCCGCGGCGTCGAACCCGCCGCGCGCGTGGCCACCATCATGGCGATGGCAAAGGCCAAGGGCACGCTACCCGCCGATTACTCCGCACCTTCGATGAACCGGATGCTGGAGACGTACGACTACACGCTGGCGGCGGCGGCCGCCTACCATCCTGGTTGGCTGGACGCGGACGTCACGTTCTACCGCTGCTCCGAGCGTCCCGGCACAGTGGACTACGGCTGGGGAAACCACTTCCGGTTGTGCGGCGAGATAATGGTGCTGCCCGGCGATCACGAGCAGGTGTTCCGCGGCGACAACGGTCCCCGGGTGGCCCGCGATCTGGAACGTCACATTTCCGAGTGGCAGCCGGTTGCGTAA
- a CDS encoding D-arabinono-1,4-lactone oxidase has protein sequence MTVNGSRIRQWQNWAGTESCTPGLTMAARHEDDIIAAVRAAADRDDEIRVTGSGHSFNAIACTSGVRLDLTRHRGIVSLDRDAGEVTVRAGTTIAAMNTALHRAGLAVANLGHLAGQTLGGAISTGNHGSGRTHPPLAGEVTAVRLVRGDGDVVDLTSAGGDLFRCVRTALGGFGILSAVTLRVRPAFRLRVAERPEPLAAVLERFAHWPEEAEHTYFSFRPGDCQVHMRHMSEVPDEASPRAGLKRFAGTAAQVRTAAGWGGSIPSRDYVTDSWRAFTVWEPARFSACEYAFPLAGSREVLVAVRDALVGHEPRSPYPFTVRVSAAEDAALSLAADRPTMYLNFATPNKAGDVAMLRRFDAACRAHGGCPHWGKRHFATAEDIRDRYPGWELFQRVRAAVDPDRRFVNDHLRRVLGITGGGRTGRKR, from the coding sequence ATGACCGTGAACGGCTCGCGGATCCGGCAGTGGCAGAACTGGGCAGGCACCGAATCGTGCACACCTGGCCTGACCATGGCGGCCCGCCACGAGGACGACATCATCGCCGCGGTGCGGGCCGCGGCGGACCGGGACGACGAGATCCGGGTGACCGGATCGGGGCACTCGTTCAACGCGATCGCCTGTACCTCCGGTGTCCGGCTGGACCTCACTCGGCACCGCGGGATCGTCTCGCTCGACCGGGACGCCGGGGAGGTGACCGTCCGGGCCGGCACCACAATCGCCGCGATGAACACCGCTCTGCACCGAGCCGGGCTGGCCGTCGCCAACCTCGGGCACCTGGCCGGGCAGACCCTCGGCGGCGCCATCTCCACGGGCAACCACGGCAGCGGCCGAACCCACCCGCCACTGGCCGGGGAGGTCACCGCCGTCCGGCTCGTGCGGGGAGACGGCGACGTAGTGGACCTGACCTCCGCGGGTGGCGACCTGTTCCGCTGCGTCCGCACTGCACTCGGCGGGTTCGGGATACTCAGTGCGGTAACGCTGCGGGTTCGCCCGGCTTTCCGGCTCCGGGTGGCCGAACGGCCGGAACCACTCGCCGCGGTGCTAGAGCGGTTCGCGCACTGGCCGGAGGAGGCCGAGCACACCTACTTCTCGTTCCGGCCGGGCGACTGTCAAGTCCACATGCGACACATGTCGGAGGTGCCGGACGAGGCGTCGCCGCGAGCCGGCTTGAAACGGTTCGCCGGCACGGCGGCCCAGGTCCGCACCGCGGCAGGGTGGGGCGGGAGCATACCGTCCCGGGATTATGTGACCGACAGCTGGCGCGCGTTCACCGTCTGGGAACCGGCACGGTTCAGCGCCTGCGAATACGCCTTTCCACTGGCGGGCAGCCGAGAGGTGCTCGTCGCGGTGCGCGACGCCCTGGTCGGCCACGAACCGAGGTCGCCATACCCATTCACTGTGCGGGTGTCCGCGGCGGAGGACGCCGCGCTCAGCCTGGCGGCCGATCGACCGACGATGTACCTGAACTTCGCGACACCGAACAAAGCCGGGGACGTCGCGATGCTGCGACGGTTCGACGCGGCCTGCCGGGCACACGGAGGCTGCCCGCACTGGGGAAAACGGCATTTCGCCACCGCTGAGGACATCCGCGATCGCTACCCCGGCTGGGAGCTGTTCCAGCGGGTCCGGGCCGCTGTGGACCCGGACCGGCGATTCGTCAACGACCACCTGCGCCGCGTGCTCGGGATCACCGGAGGCGGCAGGACCGGGAGAAAGCGATGA
- a CDS encoding acyltransferase family protein, giving the protein MATTEHPTSATGTHSRALDGLRAVAVLAVILFHLGLFQPGWLGVPVFFVLSGHFITRTLLQHADAPRGQRAKDFFRNRALRLVPLYLVFCAGLTVLAACGGGGRSLPGDLPYIWTWTYNLRPLLPGYTPNGLVLYNHVWSLGLEVQVYLVWAALVLGLSRRSLVRTMPALVLAGPALRVLAWLLLTAAGTSGAGAVQGVYLLPFSYLDAFAVGACVALPEIRARLPRPAVVVAVTLGAVLVVSLVAVLTGLARTHRVPTDLGWPNMLGAGAGWIWQYSMIALAAGAITYALSTPGHAARAFGSAPLAWIGKVSYGVYLIHVPLIGLSIALLSRRGSGRAPSAGAPGPVSIVVFLVVLFGLTAISYRWLELPWLRRKRNALSPVTSVEPDHEGAAS; this is encoded by the coding sequence GTGGCGACCACCGAGCACCCGACTTCGGCGACCGGCACGCACTCCCGGGCACTCGACGGCCTGCGTGCCGTGGCCGTGCTCGCCGTGATCCTGTTCCACCTCGGCCTGTTCCAGCCCGGCTGGCTCGGCGTGCCGGTGTTCTTCGTGCTCAGCGGACACTTCATCACCCGCACCCTGCTGCAGCATGCCGACGCGCCACGCGGCCAGAGGGCCAAGGACTTCTTCCGGAACCGGGCGTTACGGCTGGTTCCGCTCTACCTGGTGTTCTGCGCGGGGCTGACGGTGTTGGCCGCCTGCGGCGGAGGTGGCCGGTCACTGCCCGGCGACCTGCCCTACATCTGGACCTGGACCTACAACCTGCGCCCCCTGCTGCCCGGGTACACGCCGAACGGGCTGGTGCTCTACAACCACGTCTGGTCGCTCGGCCTCGAGGTGCAGGTCTACCTGGTGTGGGCCGCCCTGGTGCTGGGCCTGTCCCGGCGTTCGCTGGTGCGGACCATGCCTGCTCTGGTGCTGGCGGGCCCGGCGCTGCGGGTGCTGGCCTGGCTGCTCCTGACGGCGGCCGGCACGTCCGGCGCCGGCGCGGTCCAGGGTGTCTACCTGCTGCCGTTCTCCTACCTCGACGCCTTCGCAGTGGGGGCGTGCGTGGCCCTGCCGGAGATCAGGGCGAGGCTGCCCCGCCCGGCGGTCGTCGTTGCGGTCACCCTGGGTGCGGTGCTCGTGGTCTCGCTCGTCGCCGTGCTGACCGGGCTCGCCCGCACGCATCGGGTGCCGACGGACCTCGGCTGGCCGAACATGCTGGGCGCCGGCGCCGGGTGGATCTGGCAGTACTCGATGATCGCGCTCGCCGCGGGGGCGATCACCTACGCATTGAGCACACCCGGTCACGCCGCCCGCGCGTTCGGGAGCGCGCCCCTGGCCTGGATCGGCAAGGTCTCGTACGGCGTCTACCTCATCCACGTGCCGTTGATCGGGCTCTCCATCGCCTTGCTGAGCCGGCGCGGCAGCGGACGTGCCCCCAGTGCGGGGGCGCCCGGTCCGGTGTCGATCGTGGTGTTCCTCGTCGTCTTGTTCGGTCTCACCGCCATCTCCTACCGGTGGCTGGAGTTGCCGTGGTTGCGCCGCAAGCGCAACGCGCTGTCCCCGGTAACGTCGGTCGAGCCAGACCATGAAGGGGCCGCTTCATGA
- a CDS encoding HAD family hydrolase, which produces MPQNGAAIDAVVFDVGETILDETWEYGAWADWLDVPRHTFSSVFGAVIATGGDYRDAFQRFRPGFDLHAEREKRADAGVAEVFTADDLYQDAVGCLSELCALGIRVGLAGNQTARNERTLRGLDLPVDFIGTSENWGVEKPDDSFFEKVVEVAGVPRERILYVGDRLDNDVWPAQRCGLATAWIRRGPWGYILRDQEISRHCRFVLDTLTGLPALVAKTNANADRG; this is translated from the coding sequence ATGCCCCAGAACGGTGCCGCGATCGATGCGGTCGTCTTCGACGTCGGGGAGACGATCCTCGACGAGACGTGGGAGTACGGCGCCTGGGCCGACTGGCTCGACGTGCCCCGGCACACCTTCTCCTCGGTGTTCGGGGCCGTGATCGCGACCGGCGGTGACTACCGGGACGCCTTCCAGCGATTCCGCCCAGGCTTCGACCTGCACGCGGAACGGGAGAAGAGGGCCGACGCCGGCGTTGCCGAGGTCTTCACCGCGGACGATCTGTACCAGGACGCGGTCGGCTGCTTGTCCGAGCTGTGCGCGCTCGGCATCCGCGTCGGCCTCGCCGGCAACCAGACGGCCCGCAACGAGCGCACGCTGCGCGGTCTCGACCTCCCGGTGGACTTCATCGGCACGTCCGAGAACTGGGGGGTGGAGAAGCCGGACGACTCGTTCTTCGAGAAAGTCGTCGAAGTCGCCGGCGTACCCCGCGAGCGAATCCTCTACGTCGGCGACCGGCTGGACAACGATGTCTGGCCGGCGCAGCGATGTGGTCTCGCCACGGCGTGGATCCGCCGCGGCCCGTGGGGGTACATCCTGCGCGACCAGGAGATCTCCCGGCACTGCCGGTTCGTGCTGGACACGCTCACCGGCCTGCCTGCCCTAGTCGCGAAGACGAACGCCAACGCGGACCGAGGCTAG